CGGTGTTCGTCATCACGGCGTACGAACTCGGCGAGAAGGCCCAGAAGGCCTTGCGGCGGCGTCAGAAGTCGTCACAAGGGAAGAAGCCATGAAGAAACAGAACCGATTCCCACCAGGTTGGAACAACGCACGAGTGCAACGGGTCCTCGACCATTACGAGGCGCAGTCCGACATCGAGGCTGTGGCAGAGGACGAAGCGTCGTACCGGTCAACGACGACGACCGTGATGAAAATACCGGTCAAGCTCGTTCCAGCCGTCCGAGCACTCTTGGCGAAACGCCGGGCAAGTTGATCGACTGGGGCCTCACACGGCATGCGGCCGACGGCGCGATGGGCGCGTGCACGCCGCGGCTGATGCCTGCCGCTAGCTCGCTGAATCGATTGGCAATACGCATGGATCAACAACAGGGTTTGATTACGATCCTCGATGCACTCGGTGCGTCGAGCTATTCAGATCCCGAGATATCGAAGTTTCTTGATTCTCGCGATCGAGTTCTGAGATTGTTGCGGCGCAAGGCTAATGCCAAGGAGGTTCGAGGCGACATCGGCGAAGATGTCGTATCGACATTCACCTTCAACGACACCGTTCTCATCGTATATAGGACAGACGGGGCTGCAACGCTGGAGGACGTCGAGCATTTCTGTCGGTTGCTGCGAAAGTTCGAGGTAGATTCTCTGGCACAGGGCATCCTGTTTCGGGGATCTCTGTCACTGGGCATGTTCTACGTCGATGACGACACGAACACTGTCATGGGGGCTGCGGTGACCGATGCCGCCGCGTGGTACGATTCAGCCGATTGGATTGGCATAAATGCCACTCCGCACGCCACGCTGGCGATCGAGGCTCTGGTGGAGCGGGGCCACGGCACTGTGGGTCACGTCCTCATCGACTATGCCGTCCCCCTCAAGAATCTCCCGCCTCTTAATCTCAAGGCAGTCAACTGGCCGAAAGCGTTCGTCGTACCGAGTCTGACACCTGTAGCCGACGGCGACGACCCTAGGGCGAAATGTCTGTCTCTCTTGACCCAGCATAGGTTTCCAAAAGGCACTGAGTCGAAGCATTTCAACACGATGAAATTCTTTGATCACTGCATCGAGTCCTGGCAAACAGATCGTCGAAAGCGAAAACGAGCGGGGCTAACACGATTTGCAGCCGACAGCGGCCGGTGATCGGTGCGCCGCCGCGGCTGAAATCTGACGTCTAGGCCGATCACGTCTCGGAACGATCGAGACGACGATAAGATAGCGACGTGGCGTACAGCTTCGAATGGGATCCGAAGAAGGCAGCTTCGAACCTCAAGGATCACGGCGTCTCCTTCGACGAGGCGACCACCGTCTTCGGCGACAACTTGGCCATGAACATGCCGGATCCTGATCATTCCGAGGGCGAACGGCGCTTCCTGGTACTCGGGATGTCGCGCGCTTCGAGGATCGTGGTGGTCTCGTATGCCGAGCGGTCGCCACGGACACGGATCATCAGCGCCCGATTGGCCACGGGCCCTGAGAGGCGGAAATATGAAAACGACTAAGGCAAGGAAATCGGCGGCTGATGCCGACACGATGCGCCCGGAGTACGACTTCTCCAACGCCGTGCGGGGCGTAACGGCCGCGCGGTATGCGAAGGGTACGAACGTGGTGCTTCTCGAACCGGACGTGGCTCAGCTTTTTCCAGACAGCCAGGCGGTCAATGAGGCGCTACGCACGCTCGCCAGGCTTGCTCGCGTCGCGCCTCGCCCAAAGGCGCGGCACAAACGGACGGCATAGCATCCGGCTGCACCCGACGGCTGCGGACTGGCGCCGAGCAGCCGCGGGTGAGCCCGAACGTTGATATGGCTGTCACTTGTCAAGTAAGCAAACCCTTCCCGTCCCCACGACGGTGAGTCCCGGGTTTCGTTCTCAGTCTTCGTTCGTCGGTCTTTCCGGCGGCACCGTGTTTCAGCGACGGTTGACGCTGCTGATATTCGCGGGTTGGGTACCGCCAGACTTCTGTGCGTCGCGGAGCTGCCTCACTCTAGGCACGGACATCTCAGCCGAAGCTGACGCCCATAACGTTCTCGAGGATTCTCCACCTTTCCATTCACACTGCCTGCGCTCGTTGAAACTTCGCCACCAGTTCTCATGCGCTGTCTGAAGCGCATCGAGGCAACGCTTTCGGTTCTCCGACACCTCCCGCACTCTGGACTCGTCCGCCTCGATCAGCCGCGGCGGAGGTTCGTCTCCCGGCCCAAGGCCAAGCCGCCAGGCGATTGCACGTGCCACGGCTTCGGTCGCTGTGGCTTCGTGCCCCACGCAGCGCCACGATCAGCGGCGTTGTCGCGCACGACGATCGCCTCCTCGAGCATCCTCCATAACCGCGCACTTCGCTCCCTCAGCAGGAAGATCGCCCGGTTCCCGCCGCCTGCGATCCTGTCGTTGTCTGCGCCTGAGGGCCACCGCGTTTACGATCGCCAGCAAGGCTGTGAGACAACGGGTCGGGGTCATCCTACCCTCCGGCGCGGCGACGCGGTGCGCCGCTGCGCCTCGAGCTTCATCTAGTGGGGGAGGCGGCGAACGCGATGATTCTGCTGATCGTTTGCGGGCGGATCAAGAGAGAAGCAGTCTTGTAGGACGAACACCGACGAACGAAATGCGAAGCGCAAGCCTGCGATGGTTCAGTCGTAGCCGACCCCGAACTCCCCGGCCGCCGTCGCCAATCGCCGATCGGCCGTCCACAACTTCAAGCGGCCGACCAGCGCGGACGCCAGCAGGTGCGCATCGATCCAGCCGATACCGCGCCCGTGCAGTCGACGATCCCGCACGAAGGCGACGACATCCGCGTGAAGCACGACGGGCGCCTGGTGCATCTGGGCGTAGTCTGCCAGCATCTGCCTGCGCCCGCCCTTGCCGCCGATGAGCAGCTCTCCATAGACGAAGTCGTGGCCGCTCACTTCCTCGCGCCCCAAGAGCCAGTCCAGTTCGACGGCGTACGGCGCTCGATTGGACAGGAAGCCAATCCAGACGGAGGTGTCGACAAGAACGATCATGCAGCCGGGTGCCTCGCGGATGAAGCCCGTTCGCGCCGGCGTCGAGTACCGCGTGCCCGCGGCTCCGACCCGCGAAGGGCCCGAAGACGCTCATACGCCGCGTGACGGACCAGCGCCTCGAGGCCAAGCCGAACGGTGTCGGTGTCGGTCCCGGCCCCCGACGCCGTCCTCGCCTCTTTCAAGAGGTGCTCGTCGATGTGGAGGGTCTTCTTCATACATACGATTATGCCATATTGATATGGCTGGATTATCCGTATCGCGACCGGACGCGGCGCACGGCCCCGGCCTGCCGCAAGAGGTCACGGCCCCCCTGTCACCTCCCTCCCCCACCATGCGTCTTAATAAATGACCCTTTCCAGGAGGTGCCCATGGCAGGGTGGACCCTTGTGCTTGCGCTCACACTCGCCCCTTGCGTGTGTCCACTGCTGCCGTCGCCGCAGGCGGCGGTTCATGTGACCGATCCGGCTCCGATTCCGGATCTCGTCGCCGTGTTCGCGGCCCGGCTGGCGCCGGGATCCCAGGTCACCTTGAAGCTGATGGACAACCAGGTGCTGAAGGCGGAGTTCGCGGGGCTTGCCGGGGACCGCGTGATGGTCCGGCTGGTACGCACGCGCGAGGAGCTGGCACTGCCGCTCGGCGCGATCTACTCCATCCACGCGAAGAGAGGCGGCGCGGTCGTCAGGCCCTAGCGCGTCCGCGCGCAGGCCGGCGTCCGGCGCTCACTCGTCACCGAGCACCTCTCGGACCCGCGTCAGCAGCGCGTGGGCGGTGAACGGCTTCTCCAGCAGAACCGCCTCGAAGGGGAGCGCCGGCCCGACCGGCTCCGCGTAGCCCGACATGAACACCACGCGCGGCGTGGAGCCGTCGAAGCGGATCCGCCGTGCGAGCTGCGTCCCGTCGATGCCCGGCAGCACGACGTCGGTCAGCAGCAGGTCGACGGCGCCCGGCTTGCTCGCGGCCAGCGCGAGCGCCAGTTCGGCCGACGCCGCCTCCAGAACGTGATAGCCATGACGCCTGAGGACGGTGCACGCGAACGATCGCAGCGCGGTCTCGTCCTCGACCACCAGGATGGTTTCGTGCCCCACCGGCGACGAGATCTGCTGGCGCGCCGGACGCGCGGAAGGCACCGCTTGATCCGTCTTCGGCAGGTAAATCTTGAACACCGCCCCGTGGCCCGCCTCGCTGTACACCAGGACGTGCCCCCCGAGCTGGTTGACCACGTCGCGCACGACGGCAAGGCCAAGACCGGTGCCGTGCTGCCCCTTCGTCGTGAAAAACGGGTCGAAGGCTCGATCGCGCACGTCCGGCGTCATCCCGACCCCGTCATCCGCCACGCCGAGCACCGCGTACTCGCCCGGCTTCGCGTCCGGGTGATGACAAACGTACTCCTCGTCGAGCGACGCGTTGCGCGTGGAGATGGTCACGGTGCCGCCGTCCGGCATCGCGTCGCGCGCGTTCAACACCAGGTTCATCAGGATCTGCTCGATCTGCGACGAGTCCCCCCACACGCCGTGCGTGGCGGGATCCATCGACAGGCGGATGCTGATGTTCTCGCTGATCAGGCGGCGCAGCATCGGTTCGAGCGTCTCGACGACGGTGTTCAGCGAGAGCGCGGCCGGCTTGGGCGTCTGCCGCCGCACGAACGTCAGGAGCTGCCTCGTCAGCGCGGCGGCGCGCTGCCCCGCGACCACGATCTCCTGCAGGTCTCGCCCGATCGGCTTGTCCGGTCCAATCTGCCCGCTGATCAGCTCCGCGTACCCCAGAATCGCGGTGAGCATGTTGTTGAAGTCGTGCGCCAGCCCGCCGGCGAGCTGCCCGATGGCCTCCATCTTCTGGGCCTGCTGGAGCTTCAGCTCAGCCTCGCGCCGCGCGGTGACGTCGACCGAGAGGACGCAGATGCCGTCGGGCACCGGCTCGATGAGCAGCTCGAACCAGCGCCGCTCGCCGCTCGGATAGGCGAACTCGTTCACCATCCGCTCCGACCGGCGGCCCCTCATGACGCGCTTCAGGACTTCGAACAGCTCGGTCCGCTCGATCCCCGGATAGGCGGACATCATCGTCTTGCCCACCAGGGTTTCGCGTGGTTGGCCGCCGTGTCGCGCGGCAGTCTCGTTCAGGTACAGGTACTTCCAGTCGAAGCCGATGATTTGCACGCCTTCGAGCAGTTGCTCGATCGAGATCTGGAGAAGAGATTGTTCGGCTGCAGACATCGCCCCCCCGCAAGGTCGTTGTGTGGCCGCGGGGGGACGATAGCACAGGTAGGGGCTGTTCAGGCGACCGGGGACCCCTGAGGCCGCGCGACGCCGACCGGCAGCGTGACGGTGAACGTCGAGCCACGCCCTTCCCCCTCGCTCATCGCGCAGACCGTTCCGCCGTGAAGCTCGACGAGGTGCCGCACGATTGACAGCCCCAGTCCCAGGCCGCTCTGTTCCCGGGAGGTGGACCCGCCAGCCTGCGAGAAGCGGTCGAAGACGCGCGGGAGAAAGTCGCGCCTGATCCCGATGCCGGTATCCGTCACGGTGATGTCCAGCGTGGACGGGCCACGCGCGATCCGCGCCGTGATGCACCCGCCGGGCTCGGTGAATTTCACGGCGTTCGACAGCAGGTTCCACATGACCTGTTGCAGGCGGCCCGGATCGGCCCAGATCATCGCCGGTTCGACGCCTGCGACGATCCGCAGCTCCAGCCGCTTGGCGTCCGCGGCCGGCTGCATGGACTCGATCGCCTGTCGCAGGAGGGCGACGGCATCCACCTCCTGGATCTCGAGGCGCAGCTTGCCCGAGATCATCCCGGACACGTCGAGGACGTCCGTCACGAGCTGGTTCTGCGCCTGGGCGTTGCGGAAGATGGCCTCGATGGCCTGGTGCGTCAGGCGCTGGTCCAGTTCGCCGCGCGACAGCATCTGCGCCCACCCAAGAATCGCGTTGAGCGGCGTGCGCAGCTCGTGGGAGAGCGTGGCGAGGAAATCGTCCTTCACCTGGTTGGCCTCCCGCAGCTCCTCCTCGACGCGCTTCCGCTCGGTGACCTCCTCGACCGCGACGTTCACGCCGACGATGGCGCCCGTCTCGTCCCGCACCGGAAACCAGTGCTCCGACCAGGTCCGCACGATTCCCGGCTGCGACGGCAGCTCGCCGCGGATCTCCACGTTCATCGCGGGCTCGCCCGTCTCCAGCACCCTCCGCAGCAACTGCTCCGCCTGGTCCGCGATGTCGGGAACGACTTCACGGA
This window of the Acidobacteriota bacterium genome carries:
- a CDS encoding PIN domain-containing protein, with protein sequence MIVLVDTSVWIGFLSNRAPYAVELDWLLGREEVSGHDFVYGELLIGGKGGRRQMLADYAQMHQAPVVLHADVVAFVRDRRLHGRGIGWIDAHLLASALVGRLKLWTADRRLATAAGEFGVGYD
- a CDS encoding BrnT family toxin, producing MAYSFEWDPKKAASNLKDHGVSFDEATTVFGDNLAMNMPDPDHSEGERRFLVLGMSRASRIVVVSYAERSPRTRIISARLATGPERRKYEND
- a CDS encoding response regulator — translated: MSAAEQSLLQISIEQLLEGVQIIGFDWKYLYLNETAARHGGQPRETLVGKTMMSAYPGIERTELFEVLKRVMRGRRSERMVNEFAYPSGERRWFELLIEPVPDGICVLSVDVTARREAELKLQQAQKMEAIGQLAGGLAHDFNNMLTAILGYAELISGQIGPDKPIGRDLQEIVVAGQRAAALTRQLLTFVRRQTPKPAALSLNTVVETLEPMLRRLISENISIRLSMDPATHGVWGDSSQIEQILMNLVLNARDAMPDGGTVTISTRNASLDEEYVCHHPDAKPGEYAVLGVADDGVGMTPDVRDRAFDPFFTTKGQHGTGLGLAVVRDVVNQLGGHVLVYSEAGHGAVFKIYLPKTDQAVPSARPARQQISSPVGHETILVVEDETALRSFACTVLRRHGYHVLEAASAELALALAASKPGAVDLLLTDVVLPGIDGTQLARRIRFDGSTPRVVFMSGYAEPVGPALPFEAVLLEKPFTAHALLTRVREVLGDE
- a CDS encoding PAS domain-containing sensor histidine kinase; the protein is MRLFEAPPSSRAARCALGVLVAAVATLIRLVLEPVLLDQVPFAFHFAAVTAAAWIAGVQGGISAVLASAVLVDYVIVHPFPEYSPANHFYGELVFVAVGLALVWQVGRWRRAEQAVRESEARARAISESARRGEAEIASIYDSAPIGLCIFDRQGRFLRINKRLAEMNGPPPEAHIGRTFREVVPDIADQAEQLLRRVLETGEPAMNVEIRGELPSQPGIVRTWSEHWFPVRDETGAIVGVNVAVEEVTERKRVEEELREANQVKDDFLATLSHELRTPLNAILGWAQMLSRGELDQRLTHQAIEAIFRNAQAQNQLVTDVLDVSGMISGKLRLEIQEVDAVALLRQAIESMQPAADAKRLELRIVAGVEPAMIWADPGRLQQVMWNLLSNAVKFTEPGGCITARIARGPSTLDITVTDTGIGIRRDFLPRVFDRFSQAGGSTSREQSGLGLGLSIVRHLVELHGGTVCAMSEGEGRGSTFTVTLPVGVARPQGSPVA
- a CDS encoding type II toxin-antitoxin system VapB family antitoxin, with product MKKTLHIDEHLLKEARTASGAGTDTDTVRLGLEALVRHAAYERLRALRGSEPRARGTRRRRERASSARHPAA